A DNA window from Pseudomonas wuhanensis contains the following coding sequences:
- a CDS encoding NAD-dependent epimerase/dehydratase family protein, translating to MKVLVTGATGFVGRHLVAALLARGCEVRAVARNAETSAQLPWINAVEFVVADVHAADLDFAALTDGVDALAHLAWPGLPNYQALFHFEHNLMADYRFIKGAVEAGVSQVLVAGTCFEYGLQSGPLSEQTAPQPSNPYGLAKNTLRLFLENLQRQQPFTLQWARLFYLHGEGQNPNSLLAALDRAIEAGDDSFNMSAGEQLRDYLAIDTAAGYLAAILQQREFDGVINCSSGQPISVRALVEQQLRERGASIRLNLGHYPYPTHEPMAFWGVADRLQQLLGAEHEA from the coding sequence GTGAAGGTGTTGGTGACCGGTGCCACTGGATTCGTCGGCCGACATCTGGTCGCGGCTTTGCTCGCCCGCGGCTGCGAGGTGCGGGCTGTGGCGCGCAACGCCGAGACCTCCGCGCAATTACCGTGGATCAACGCCGTGGAATTCGTGGTCGCGGATGTTCATGCCGCCGACCTGGACTTCGCCGCGCTGACCGATGGCGTCGATGCCTTGGCGCATCTCGCTTGGCCGGGGTTGCCGAATTATCAGGCGCTGTTTCACTTCGAACACAACCTGATGGCCGATTACCGCTTCATCAAGGGCGCGGTCGAGGCGGGCGTGTCGCAGGTGTTGGTGGCGGGCACCTGTTTCGAATATGGCCTGCAAAGTGGCCCGCTCAGCGAGCAGACCGCGCCGCAGCCGAGTAACCCTTACGGGCTGGCCAAGAACACCTTGCGTCTGTTCCTCGAAAACCTGCAGCGCCAACAGCCCTTCACCCTGCAATGGGCGCGGCTGTTTTACCTGCACGGCGAAGGGCAGAACCCCAACAGTTTGCTGGCGGCACTGGACCGGGCAATCGAGGCCGGGGATGACAGCTTCAACATGTCGGCCGGCGAGCAGTTGCGCGATTACCTGGCGATCGACACGGCCGCCGGTTACCTCGCCGCGATCCTGCAACAGCGCGAATTCGATGGCGTGATCAATTGTTCCAGCGGCCAGCCGATATCGGTCAGAGCGCTGGTCGAGCAACAGTTGCGTGAACGTGGCGCATCGATCCGTTTGAACCTGGGCCATTACCCCTACCCGACCCATGAGCCGATGGCGTTCTGGGGCGTGGCGGACCGCTTGCAACAGCTACTGGGAGCAGAGCATGAGGCATGA
- a CDS encoding class I SAM-dependent methyltransferase: MNCRGCGTPLALPLIDLGTSPPSNAYVHADRLEQSEQWVPLKVAVCQQCWLVQTEDYTNADSLFDAEYAYFSSFSSTWLAHAERYVAEMVECFGLTADSRVVEIAANDGYLLQYVAKRGIPCLGVEPTRSTAQAAREKGLEIRELFFGRDTAAQLNGEGWAADLMAANNVLAHVPDINDFLGGFASLLKPTGVATFEFPQLLTLMAGKQFDTLYHEHYSYLSLTAVQTLCERNGLEVFDVSQLTTHGGSLRVFVQRKDGERRAVQPTVQQQLQAELDAGVKTPEYYATLAPAAERIKHELLRFLLQAKADGKRVVGYGAAAKGNTLLNYAGVKPDLLAWVADANPHKQGKYLPGSRIPIVSPAQIDLEKPDYVLVLPWNLLHEVSQQLAQVRQWDGRFVIAVPELTVL; encoded by the coding sequence ATGAACTGCCGTGGTTGCGGTACTCCTCTGGCCTTGCCGCTGATCGATCTCGGCACCTCGCCGCCATCCAACGCCTATGTGCACGCCGATCGCCTGGAACAATCCGAGCAATGGGTGCCATTGAAGGTTGCGGTGTGTCAGCAGTGCTGGTTGGTGCAGACCGAGGATTACACCAACGCCGACAGCCTGTTCGATGCCGAGTATGCGTATTTCAGTTCGTTCTCCAGCACCTGGCTGGCCCATGCCGAACGCTATGTCGCCGAGATGGTCGAGTGCTTCGGCCTGACCGCCGACAGCCGGGTGGTGGAAATCGCCGCCAACGACGGTTATCTGTTGCAGTACGTGGCCAAGCGCGGCATCCCTTGCCTGGGCGTCGAACCGACCCGCAGCACCGCGCAAGCGGCGCGGGAAAAAGGCCTGGAGATTCGCGAACTGTTCTTCGGCCGCGACACCGCCGCGCAGCTGAACGGTGAAGGCTGGGCCGCCGACCTGATGGCTGCCAACAACGTGCTCGCCCATGTGCCGGACATCAATGATTTCCTCGGCGGATTCGCAAGCTTGCTCAAGCCGACCGGTGTGGCGACGTTCGAGTTTCCGCAGCTGTTGACGCTGATGGCGGGGAAGCAGTTCGACACGCTGTATCACGAGCATTATTCCTACCTGTCCCTGACCGCCGTGCAGACCTTGTGCGAGCGCAATGGCCTGGAGGTGTTCGACGTCAGCCAGCTGACGACTCACGGTGGATCGCTGCGGGTGTTCGTGCAGCGCAAGGACGGTGAACGCCGCGCCGTACAACCGACCGTGCAGCAACAGTTGCAGGCCGAACTGGACGCCGGGGTGAAGACGCCCGAGTACTACGCAACCCTGGCGCCAGCGGCTGAACGTATCAAGCACGAACTGCTGCGTTTCCTGTTACAGGCCAAGGCTGATGGCAAGCGCGTGGTCGGTTATGGCGCGGCGGCCAAGGGCAACACTTTGCTCAATTACGCCGGGGTCAAACCGGACCTGTTGGCCTGGGTGGCCGATGCCAATCCGCACAAGCAAGGCAAGTACTTGCCGGGCAGCCGCATTCCGATCGTTTCGCCGGCACAGATCGATCTGGAGAAGCCGGATTACGTTCTGGTACTGCCGTGGAATTTGCTGCACGAAGTCAGTCAGCAACTGGCGCAGGTACGTCAGTGGGACGGTCGCTTCGTGATCGCCGTGCCTGAGTTGACCGTACTGTGA
- a CDS encoding dTDP-4-dehydrorhamnose 3,5-epimerase family protein produces MSEFLLKALPLAGLFSVQHKRFEDDRGHFARLFCEGSLSAFGQPFHIRQINHSCTRERGSVRGLHYQNSNAPEAKLITCLRGEVWDVAMDLRPDSETFLRWHAEHLRAGDGRSLLIPAGFAHGFQTLTDDAELLYLHSADYTPAHEGGLSVNDPRLAIAWPLPVNNLSARDSSHPLLDEHFAGVRL; encoded by the coding sequence GTGAGCGAGTTTCTGTTGAAAGCCTTGCCGCTGGCCGGCCTGTTCAGCGTGCAGCACAAACGCTTCGAAGATGATCGCGGGCACTTCGCCCGATTGTTCTGTGAAGGCAGCCTGAGTGCGTTTGGCCAGCCGTTTCATATCCGCCAGATCAATCATTCCTGCACCCGTGAGCGGGGCAGTGTGCGCGGCCTGCATTATCAAAATTCCAATGCGCCGGAAGCCAAGTTGATTACCTGCCTGCGCGGCGAGGTCTGGGATGTGGCGATGGACTTGCGCCCCGACTCCGAAACCTTCCTGCGCTGGCACGCGGAACATTTGCGCGCCGGTGACGGTCGCAGCTTGCTGATCCCGGCCGGGTTCGCCCATGGTTTCCAGACCCTGACCGACGACGCCGAATTGCTCTACCTGCACAGCGCCGATTACACACCTGCGCACGAAGGTGGTTTGAGCGTGAACGATCCACGGCTGGCGATTGCCTGGCCGTTGCCTGTCAATAATCTGTCGGCCAGGGATTCCAGCCATCCCTTGCTCGATGAACACTTCGCTGGAGTGCGTCTATGA
- the rfbG gene encoding CDP-glucose 4,6-dehydratase, whose product MEAMGLSPEFWRGKRVLLTGHTGFKGSWLTLWLQSLGAEVSGFSLDPSTEPSLFELARVHEGINDQRGDLRDLGALLELIAEVQPEIVLHLAAQPLVREGYRDPLGTYSSNVMGTLNLLEAIRQVGCVRACVLVTTDKVYANQEWLWPYRENEALGGHDPYSSSKACCELLAQSYAASFFPADKYAEHGLALATARAGNVLGGGDFAPERLIPDVLKAWSADEPVTLRYPQAVRPWQHALEPLAGYLQLAARLYEQGPQFAGAWNFGPSEADMRSVGEVVELLANRWPQARGLRIEPSDLHEAGLLRLDSSRARQLLAWQPRWSLQQCLTQTLDWHLAWQNGDDMREITLRQLNLYRGAL is encoded by the coding sequence ATGGAAGCAATGGGACTGAGCCCGGAGTTCTGGCGCGGCAAGCGCGTCCTGTTGACCGGCCACACCGGTTTCAAGGGCAGCTGGCTGACGTTGTGGCTGCAAAGCCTCGGTGCCGAGGTCAGCGGGTTTTCGCTCGATCCGTCCACCGAGCCGAGTTTGTTCGAACTGGCTCGGGTGCACGAGGGCATCAACGATCAGCGCGGTGACCTGCGAGACCTCGGCGCCTTGCTGGAACTGATCGCCGAAGTGCAGCCGGAAATCGTCCTGCACCTGGCGGCCCAACCGCTGGTGCGCGAAGGCTATCGCGACCCGCTGGGGACTTACTCCAGCAACGTCATGGGCACCCTCAATCTGCTCGAAGCGATCCGTCAGGTTGGCTGTGTGCGCGCCTGCGTGCTGGTGACCACCGACAAGGTCTACGCCAATCAGGAATGGCTGTGGCCCTACCGCGAGAACGAAGCCCTCGGCGGTCACGATCCTTACAGCAGCAGCAAGGCTTGCTGTGAATTGTTGGCGCAGTCTTATGCCGCGTCGTTTTTCCCGGCTGACAAGTACGCTGAACACGGCCTGGCGTTGGCGACCGCGCGCGCCGGCAACGTGCTGGGCGGCGGCGACTTTGCGCCGGAACGCCTGATTCCCGATGTGCTCAAGGCCTGGTCGGCGGATGAGCCGGTGACCCTGCGCTACCCGCAGGCCGTGCGCCCGTGGCAGCACGCATTGGAACCATTGGCTGGCTACCTGCAACTGGCCGCCCGCCTCTACGAACAAGGCCCGCAGTTTGCCGGCGCGTGGAACTTCGGCCCGAGCGAAGCGGACATGCGCAGCGTTGGTGAAGTGGTCGAGTTGCTCGCCAACCGCTGGCCGCAAGCACGCGGATTGCGCATCGAACCAAGTGATTTGCACGAAGCCGGCCTGCTGCGTCTGGACAGCAGTCGCGCCCGTCAACTGTTGGCCTGGCAGCCGCGCTGGTCGTTGCAGCAGTGCCTGACCCAGACCCTCGATTGGCACCTGGCGTGGCAGAACGGCGATGACATGCGTGAAATCACCCTGCGTCAGTTGAACCTGTATCGAGGCGCGCTGTGA
- the rfbF gene encoding glucose-1-phosphate cytidylyltransferase, whose protein sequence is MKAVILAGGLGTRISEESHLKPKPMIEIGGKPILWHIMKQYSAHGIHDFVICLGYKGYAIKDFFANYFLHTSDVTFDMCNNRMDVHQNYSEPWRVTLVDTGDDTMTGGRLRRAARYLDGEQAFCFTYGDGVSDLNIGALVDFHLAHGKLATVTAVQPPGRYGALERDGDKVLGFTEKPRGDGGWINGGFFILSPKVLPYIADDQTSWEAEPLAALATDDQLQAFQHEGFWHPMDTLRDKNHLEALWLSGEAPWKQWD, encoded by the coding sequence ATGAAGGCAGTTATTTTGGCGGGTGGCCTGGGCACGCGCATCAGCGAGGAATCGCACCTCAAGCCCAAGCCGATGATCGAGATCGGCGGCAAGCCAATTCTCTGGCACATCATGAAGCAGTACTCCGCTCACGGGATTCATGATTTCGTGATTTGCCTGGGCTACAAGGGCTACGCGATCAAAGACTTCTTCGCCAATTACTTCCTGCACACCTCCGACGTCACTTTCGATATGTGCAACAACCGCATGGACGTTCACCAGAACTATAGCGAGCCGTGGCGCGTCACGCTGGTCGACACCGGCGACGACACCATGACCGGTGGCCGCTTGCGTCGCGCTGCTCGTTACCTGGATGGAGAGCAGGCGTTCTGCTTCACCTACGGCGATGGCGTTTCGGACCTCAATATCGGCGCTCTGGTGGATTTTCACCTGGCCCACGGCAAGCTCGCTACCGTGACGGCGGTGCAGCCGCCGGGACGCTACGGCGCGCTGGAACGTGATGGCGACAAGGTATTGGGTTTCACCGAAAAACCCCGCGGCGATGGTGGCTGGATCAATGGCGGTTTCTTCATCCTGTCGCCCAAGGTCTTGCCCTACATCGCGGACGATCAAACCTCTTGGGAAGCCGAGCCTCTGGCGGCGTTGGCCACAGATGATCAATTGCAGGCGTTCCAGCACGAAGGTTTCTGGCACCCGATGGACACCCTGCGTGACAAGAACCACCTTGAGGCGTTGTGGCTGAGCGGGGAGGCCCCATGGAAGCAATGGGACTGA
- a CDS encoding glycosyltransferase, translated as MSSAPLVSVAIPAFNPRFFRAALQSVLSQSYESLEIIICDDSQSDEIASIVESFSAQTRFPLRYLKNPQPLGFQGNLLRCLEESQGEYIKFLCDDDRLFTGCIATQAGLLSNHEDVSLAGAQRYLCDADDHILPQRLENTAMAGGNALFKGQDLLDFLEVRPLNFIGGLSNVLMRTSDVRELLPALLQPEAGFAGLLDMVLFVCLLRRGNLAVASQVQSVERLHPDSFKCQPGVQQQMVVEAQWLAQMLKGRGDKGAVFSGWIRYCAALPGADSKNRIWEEFSLGHLLVARQALQESRVGSDSRSFGQLYAQWLGCRREPVILGQLLAQTQAWPRRPTIVPIVIDSADDRAALDLTLESINSQCYGAQAVVVLSSAGVQENLNDRVLNLTLEADWVQQLNGLLPQLDGADWFYLLRAGDRLSEAALLLMAERVVERQHMLCCYSDEGALVDGVSREPVFKPDFNLDLMRSYPYTGRTLAFERKGFLARGGFSADFQELAPQDLLWRMVESAGPHTIEHIAEVLVESSFNYAAWLSSPAVAAENPRLLETHLQRLGVAFEWRPGSEALINQIDYRHALRPQVSIIISTKDQLAALERCLASLLEKTAYANYEVLIVDNASVTNEARAWLDGMAQLDSDKLRVLRYPHASNFAAIHNFAASQARGAYLLMLTPHSVITDADWLDTLMSQAQRPEVGIVGAKMVCPQGTIQHAGLVLGLRGPVGAPFIGESMQSGGYMQRLQVVQNYSAVSDDCLLVRKQVFDELGGLDERSFSLAFNDVDLGLRASKAGYLVVWTPHSRLTLVEPSVSLQQGNEQLRQEQLGREQQSIYSKWLPEMARDPAYNPNLSLSGSSFCLEPGMRLGWSPFGSRTLPRVLALPVNQSAVGHYRVVQPFLELEAAGMVTGIQAFEMPSIIDLERQSPDSVIMQGRYSDALVNEIERVKNYSRAFRIFELDDYIIDVPEKNGHLKHRPKDFEKAMRRGIGLCDRVVVSTQALADALNGMHHDIRVVPNTLATHLWSSRVSLRRTSTKPRVGWGGGTSHAGDLEIIADVVRELADVVDWVFFGMCPEALRPYVHEFHPSVGLMDYPAKLASLNLDLALAPLEYHIFNDCKSNLRLLEYGACGYPVICTDTEAYRGYLPCTKVVSNSTEEWLQAIRMHLADPEASYRMGDELREAVLRDYMLRGDNLQLWFEGWISG; from the coding sequence GTGAGTTCAGCTCCCCTTGTCAGCGTCGCCATCCCCGCCTTCAACCCGCGTTTTTTCCGTGCGGCGTTGCAAAGTGTCCTGAGTCAGAGCTACGAATCCCTCGAAATCATCATTTGTGACGACAGTCAGAGTGACGAGATCGCGAGTATCGTCGAATCGTTTTCGGCCCAGACCCGATTTCCCCTGCGCTATCTGAAAAATCCGCAGCCGTTGGGCTTTCAAGGCAATTTGTTACGCTGCCTGGAGGAAAGCCAAGGGGAGTACATCAAATTCCTCTGCGATGATGATCGGCTATTTACCGGCTGCATCGCGACCCAGGCCGGGCTGCTGAGCAACCACGAAGATGTCAGCCTGGCAGGCGCCCAGCGTTATCTGTGTGATGCCGACGATCACATCCTGCCGCAACGCCTGGAAAATACCGCGATGGCCGGTGGCAATGCGTTATTCAAGGGCCAGGATCTGCTGGATTTCCTTGAGGTCCGTCCGCTGAACTTCATCGGTGGCTTGAGCAACGTGCTGATGCGTACTTCGGATGTCAGGGAGTTATTGCCAGCTTTGTTGCAGCCGGAGGCAGGCTTTGCCGGTTTGCTGGATATGGTCCTGTTTGTTTGCCTGTTGCGTCGGGGCAACCTGGCGGTGGCCAGCCAGGTGCAGAGTGTCGAGCGGTTGCACCCTGACAGCTTCAAATGTCAGCCAGGTGTACAGCAGCAAATGGTCGTCGAGGCGCAATGGCTGGCACAGATGCTCAAAGGGCGTGGCGATAAAGGGGCGGTGTTTTCCGGCTGGATCCGTTATTGCGCCGCCTTGCCGGGTGCTGATTCGAAAAATCGGATATGGGAGGAGTTTTCCCTCGGCCATTTACTCGTCGCCCGCCAGGCTCTTCAGGAATCCAGAGTCGGCAGCGACAGCCGCAGCTTCGGGCAGCTGTATGCCCAGTGGCTGGGGTGTCGGCGCGAGCCGGTGATTCTCGGGCAACTGCTGGCTCAGACTCAAGCGTGGCCACGTCGCCCGACGATTGTTCCGATTGTCATCGACAGTGCCGACGATAGGGCGGCGCTGGATCTGACGCTGGAAAGCATCAATAGTCAGTGCTACGGCGCTCAGGCAGTGGTGGTGCTAAGTAGCGCCGGTGTTCAGGAAAATTTGAATGACCGGGTGTTGAATCTGACGCTGGAAGCGGATTGGGTACAGCAACTCAATGGTTTACTGCCGCAACTGGATGGGGCTGATTGGTTCTACTTGTTGCGTGCCGGCGACCGCTTGAGCGAGGCGGCACTGCTGCTGATGGCCGAGCGCGTTGTCGAGCGCCAACATATGCTGTGCTGCTATTCGGACGAAGGTGCGCTGGTGGACGGCGTATCCCGGGAACCGGTATTCAAGCCCGACTTCAACCTCGACCTGATGCGCAGCTATCCCTACACCGGACGGACGTTGGCGTTTGAGCGCAAAGGCTTTCTGGCACGAGGCGGTTTCAGCGCCGACTTCCAGGAATTGGCACCCCAGGACTTGCTCTGGCGCATGGTCGAAAGCGCTGGACCACACACCATTGAGCACATTGCCGAAGTGCTGGTGGAGTCGTCCTTCAACTATGCCGCATGGTTGTCTTCGCCAGCGGTGGCCGCTGAAAATCCGCGACTTCTTGAAACTCATTTGCAGCGACTCGGTGTGGCGTTCGAGTGGCGCCCGGGCAGTGAGGCGCTGATCAATCAGATTGATTACCGTCATGCCCTGCGACCACAGGTGTCCATCATCATTTCAACCAAGGATCAACTGGCGGCGCTTGAGCGATGCCTGGCGAGTCTGTTGGAAAAAACTGCTTATGCGAATTACGAAGTATTGATCGTCGACAACGCCAGTGTGACCAATGAGGCGCGCGCCTGGCTGGACGGCATGGCGCAACTGGACAGTGACAAGCTTCGGGTTCTGCGTTATCCCCATGCCAGCAACTTTGCGGCGATCCACAATTTCGCCGCGTCTCAGGCCCGTGGTGCTTACTTATTAATGCTCACGCCCCATAGCGTTATCACTGATGCTGACTGGCTGGACACATTGATGAGTCAGGCCCAGCGTCCCGAAGTCGGGATTGTCGGTGCAAAAATGGTCTGCCCCCAAGGCACAATCCAGCATGCCGGGCTGGTGCTTGGGTTGCGCGGGCCGGTGGGGGCGCCCTTCATCGGCGAATCGATGCAGTCCGGTGGTTACATGCAACGCTTGCAGGTCGTGCAGAACTACAGCGCGGTCAGCGATGATTGCCTGTTGGTGCGCAAGCAGGTATTCGACGAGTTGGGCGGCCTTGACGAGCGTTCGTTCAGCCTGGCTTTCAACGATGTAGATCTGGGATTGCGTGCCTCCAAGGCTGGATACCTGGTGGTGTGGACGCCTCATTCCCGCCTCACGCTGGTCGAGCCGTCGGTGTCGCTGCAGCAAGGCAACGAGCAGTTGCGTCAGGAGCAACTCGGCCGCGAGCAGCAGTCGATCTACAGCAAGTGGTTGCCTGAGATGGCGCGGGACCCGGCCTATAATCCGAACTTGAGTCTCAGTGGTTCGAGTTTCTGTCTGGAGCCTGGCATGCGCCTTGGCTGGAGCCCGTTCGGCAGCCGGACCTTGCCGCGGGTTCTGGCCTTGCCGGTGAACCAGTCTGCCGTGGGGCACTACCGGGTGGTGCAGCCGTTTCTCGAGCTTGAGGCGGCGGGCATGGTCACCGGTATTCAGGCCTTTGAAATGCCGTCAATCATCGACCTGGAACGTCAGTCGCCAGATTCGGTAATCATGCAAGGGCGCTACAGCGATGCGCTGGTCAACGAAATCGAGCGAGTCAAAAACTACTCAAGGGCTTTTCGGATTTTCGAGCTCGATGACTACATCATCGACGTGCCGGAAAAAAACGGCCACTTGAAACATAGGCCCAAGGATTTCGAAAAAGCCATGCGCCGGGGTATTGGCTTGTGTGATCGAGTGGTGGTGTCGACCCAGGCATTGGCTGATGCGTTGAACGGCATGCATCACGATATTCGCGTGGTGCCAAACACCTTGGCCACGCATTTGTGGAGCAGCCGCGTTTCACTGCGTCGCACCAGCACCAAGCCGCGTGTCGGCTGGGGCGGAGGCACCAGCCATGCCGGTGATCTGGAGATCATCGCGGACGTTGTTCGCGAATTGGCGGATGTCGTCGACTGGGTGTTCTTTGGCATGTGCCCAGAAGCTTTGCGCCCTTACGTGCACGAGTTTCACCCCTCGGTCGGCCTGATGGATTACCCGGCCAAACTCGCCAGCCTGAATCTGGATCTGGCCTTGGCGCCGCTGGAGTATCACATCTTCAACGACTGCAAGAGCAACTTGCGATTGCTGGAGTATGGCGCCTGCGGTTACCCGGTGATTTGCACCGACACAGAAGCCTATCGCGGCTATCTGCCGTGTACCAAGGTGGTCAGCAACAGCACTGAGGAATGGCTGCAAGCGATTCGCATGCACCTGGCCGACCCCGAGGCCAGCTATCGCATGGGCGACGAATTACGCGAAGCGGTGCTGCGCGATTACATGCTGCGGGGGGATAACTTGCAGCTGTGGTTCGAGGGATGGATATCCGGCTGA
- a CDS encoding flagellar hook-associated protein 3 has product MRISTPQFYERSAANYQKNFNNVVNTSQEASDNLRVRTAADDPVGASRLLQLGQQSSMLSQFATNVTTIKNTLGQSESVLNSINNVLQRANELALGAGNASYTDSERKANAAELGQLESQLLSLMNSRDENGQYLFGGSNSGTAPYSRNADGTYSYHGDQTTLDLQVGDALTMASNDTGFSIFEQAINTSRTLTTLTAPAVDDGRVALSNGQVSGSVTYNDKFRSGEPYAIEFLSSTQFKVTDAGGNDVTAEATNNGVFDPNTAGGTQVSFRGVDLRLNINLQSGDVPDTAVAGHIFNLGAKPDTFNATRSAGNPSTAIVTGATVSNAADYSAAFPNGGAILKFTSATDYELYASPLTANSKPVSTGTMAGSTATAAGVDFTISGTPAAGDQFVVQANTHQTQNILDTISKLRTALEAPIDGSAAAEQSFRASLDSAIANIASGGNQVTSSLTSIGARGQALDIQSATNESLSMANKTTTSSIQDSDPAEVLTRLTLQQTMLQASQLAFSKISQLGLFNKI; this is encoded by the coding sequence ATGCGTATTTCCACTCCCCAGTTCTATGAGCGCAGCGCCGCGAACTACCAGAAGAACTTCAACAACGTCGTCAATACCAGCCAGGAAGCCAGCGACAATCTTCGCGTGCGCACGGCCGCCGATGATCCGGTTGGTGCGTCGCGGTTGCTGCAATTGGGCCAGCAGAGCTCGATGCTCAGTCAGTTTGCGACCAACGTCACGACGATCAAGAACACCCTGGGGCAGTCCGAGTCGGTCCTCAACAGCATCAACAATGTGCTGCAGCGTGCCAACGAACTGGCCTTGGGCGCGGGTAATGCCAGCTACACCGACTCTGAGCGCAAGGCCAACGCCGCAGAACTGGGGCAACTCGAATCGCAGCTGCTGAGCCTGATGAACAGCCGTGACGAAAACGGCCAGTATCTGTTTGGCGGCTCCAACAGCGGCACCGCGCCGTATTCGCGCAATGCCGATGGCACTTACAGCTATCACGGCGACCAGACTACCCTGGATCTTCAGGTTGGCGATGCGTTGACCATGGCGAGTAACGACACCGGCTTCAGTATCTTCGAACAGGCAATCAACACCAGTCGTACCCTGACCACCCTGACAGCACCTGCCGTGGATGACGGACGGGTCGCTCTGTCCAATGGTCAGGTCTCGGGCAGCGTGACTTACAACGATAAGTTCCGCAGTGGCGAGCCTTACGCGATCGAGTTCCTGAGCAGTACTCAATTCAAGGTCACTGATGCCGGCGGCAACGACGTGACGGCTGAAGCCACCAACAACGGCGTGTTCGATCCCAATACGGCGGGTGGTACCCAGGTGTCTTTTCGCGGTGTCGATCTGCGCCTGAACATCAATCTGCAATCGGGTGATGTCCCGGACACTGCAGTGGCCGGGCATATCTTCAACCTCGGTGCAAAGCCTGACACGTTCAACGCCACGCGCAGTGCCGGCAACCCGTCGACCGCTATCGTGACCGGTGCCACTGTCAGCAACGCTGCCGACTACAGTGCAGCATTCCCCAATGGTGGGGCGATTCTCAAGTTCACCAGCGCCACGGACTATGAGCTGTACGCATCACCGTTGACCGCTAATAGCAAACCGGTGTCTACCGGAACCATGGCGGGTTCGACAGCGACCGCCGCGGGTGTGGATTTCACAATCAGCGGTACGCCGGCGGCGGGTGACCAGTTCGTGGTTCAGGCCAACACCCACCAGACCCAGAACATCCTCGACACCATCAGCAAATTGCGCACCGCTCTCGAGGCGCCGATCGATGGTTCCGCCGCGGCCGAGCAGAGCTTTCGTGCATCGCTGGATTCGGCGATCGCCAACATCGCCAGCGGTGGCAATCAGGTCACCAGTTCGTTGACGTCGATCGGTGCTCGCGGTCAGGCGCTGGATATCCAGAGCGCTACCAACGAAAGCCTGTCGATGGCCAACAAAACCACTACGTCGTCGATCCAGGACTCCGATCCGGCCGAAGTTCTCACCCGCCTGACGCTGCAACAAACCATGTTGCAGGCCTCTCAGCTGGCCTTCAGCAAGATCAGCCAGTTGGGTCTGTTCAACAAAATCTGA